Genomic segment of Candoia aspera isolate rCanAsp1 chromosome 2, rCanAsp1.hap2, whole genome shotgun sequence:
ACTATTGAAGTATGTtctacattgggctgcccttgaagagcatacagaagctacagctggacCAGAATGCAATAGCTCAGATAGTGATGTGTGCACTCCAAGGATTCATGTAACAGGTCTGTTCATAtttgttgccagttggcttctgggtacaattcaagtttGTGGTCCAGCTGCCTAGCAGTGAAAGTGCAAGAGTGGGTGttgggtcaggtatcatcaatatgccaaagATACCCAGTTGTATATTCAAATCCCTAGCCAATCTCTAGATTGAGTGGCTGTGTGTTCATGGCATGAACTGTTTCCAGGAATTGTcaactttagttctggatggagttgcactttCCCAGTTGGGACTGGTACAAagagtcctcagttaacaaccactcattcagcaacccaagttgtgacagcactgaacaagtggtacttatgactggtcctcgaaatTCCGGCCATCACACCACCCCCGCATtcacgtgatcatgatccaggtgcttgacaactggctcacacttatgacagttgcagtgtctcagtcacatgattgttGTTTGTtaccttccctgacagcttcccacaagcaaagtcaatggggaagccagtagggaagACTGCAAGTCGCTCTTGCTATTTCTCCTGAGGATCTCCCTTCGGAATACAATATCCCAGGGATCTTGTACTCTGCGACGTACTCACGCTGCAGCagaccctccccagcctgcagggccgcaactagggtgtgtgtcacccagggcaaacagaTTCCACGtccattttggcactcccccagcattttggtgcccccccagcgtggcgcccggggcacatgccccacttgcccctagttgcggccctgccagcCTGCACACACAGAAACCCCTCCCCAGCCCACACACACTCACATGGTGCTGTAGCAacccctccccaacccacatgCACTTGTGTGGCACTGCACCCCCCGCCTCTCTTCATAGTATTCACCTACcctccagcctgcttgcaagctgcccaggacttgcaacttctagctgccttctccattgactttgcttgtgggaagccagcaggaagttcgAAGTCgtagtcacatgaggtcctcacttaacaagctGAAatttttgcttaacaatggcaacggggACTTCTGGGATTTCTGTTGCTAAaagatgtggtcatgtgacatcatgctttacaactgcatcacttaggaatggaaattctggtcccaattacctttgttaagcgaggactacctgtactcaattTGTGGGTCCTTCTGGGCTCACAGCTCTTGAGAAAGTAGTAGCTGCAGCCAGGAAGGCTCATTAAATAAGCAACTATTGCTATTAATAAAGCACCCAAGTAATTACCTACCAGTCTCACAGGACTCCCAACCAGCTCTTTAGTCATCAGAATAATCGTCATGAATAGTGTAAAAATAGCTCTGGAGTCTCTCCCATGAATAAGTTAGAGTTCTTCATCAGGCAGAGGTCCTGTCTAGAAACCAAAAGAACACACTGCCATTCACTCATAATGTGGCAAAGCATTTTTAACCACCAGCTTAGTTCTCTGTACAGCTAAACACTGTTATGGTGCTTCCAGTGGACAACTCTTCCTTTGTATAGACCAGAGCGAGGTTTGCTGTTTCTTTCAAAGTCAGCGTCTCAACATGGGTAAAGGAAAATACATTTCTGAGTTAATACTGTTGAGCATTACCTATTTCGGATTAGCTATTTCTGTTACGGGCTGGGAAAGCATCATAACCTTATACCAAGTTGTGACACATAAATACTTGTGCATGTTCAGCACAaagttgtttattggtttagtgtTAATTTGGTATCAGCTTTAGAGTTTGCATTTTCCAACTATTTCTATAGCTGCAGTTCTAGCTACATAGATATTGACATAACATAAAATTTGCAAGTAGCATTGCTGCTTCATTAGAAAAAGATTTTACATCTGTCTAAAAGCATTATTTCTTGCCACTTCCAGGGAGGACATGGCAAGCTGACCAGGGACAGCATTGCAGCAGAAGTAACTGACCAGAAGGCGAATTCTATCTGCTTTTAATCTCTCCAGAAAAAAGGAGAGATCGCCCACAcacactccagacagctgctcctcgtgagtagactgcaggaaccaaAGTTTTGTGGTGGGCTCATGAGTGGAGTGGCCGGGAGTCAAGGGAGTTCTATCAAGTTCACAGCTGTTAACGTAGCCTGTATGAACAAAAAGCTCAgtcaagcctcatttcttaatcacttttggaattgctttttaattgctttttaactaTTAAGAATCTTCAGATCGGCaacattcactgggtgagtctcATTCAATCCTTGGAGAAAGAAGTGCAagattaaggactttaaaaaaaaaattgatggggATCagtaaaagggtgattagaatctTGATTTCAGAAAGTGATAAATTGATTAAGGGTCCAGagggatttgaaataattttgaaattaattataagaaaccttcccatgggaaaatactcgtttagaaaaaaaaatgattaagatgggactttgaaggttggatactagagggaaccagaaagatcTAAAGATTGtaattaaaggaaaacaaaaatattttaactttggatgaattcaaggatatttgggaacaatggactcagaaaatCTTAAGATTGTCTTAAAATAGATTCTATCTATCATAGACAAACTGGATTTAAAAGAGATTATCTTTTGTTGTATTCTCAGAGATGATAAactactgaaattgtttgtacttctgatgaagggggaagtcatttcattatatatttttctttttccttactatattatttttttctgttctattcttttttacttttttagtttgtattagtcttttatctttgtaactgtaaactttaataaaattgttataaaaaaataaaagtattatttcTTCAGGGTTGTCAAAAGGAGCTATTTCAGGAGTCTTACCTTCCACAAACATACACTCTTGCTAATAGTAACACTATGTTGTAAGTCTTAGTATAGTGAACCTGTACTCTGTTTATTGCTGACATAGTTTGTAAGTTATCATTGAGTCACTGGCTTATCTTGAAATTTCTATGTTGCCCTATCGAtaaacatttttcaaatgtttcaaaagtacaatttttttctgaattccaaCTTTCAGCTCTAGTCAACCTTAAATATGTATATAGCTTAATATATGTCTGCACTATTTTAGTTCTACCCCTATTCTTTTTAATTCTAGGAAGAAAGGGTTTACAGATATTAGATTGTGCTACATTTATACTCTGGTTACTGCATGGATTACCAATTGGCTTCTGAATCCAATTCAAAGTTCTGTTTTTGCCCTACAAAGTCCTATGTAGCTTGCCTCTAGAGTACCTTAGGGATTCCTTCTTTAGGTGAAATCTGCCCAGTCAATGCACATATGCAAGGATGGaattaataatagcaataataatagaaACTTGTATGCTTAGGTTCCTCTCCCTATATGACCACAAAGGGATGGGTCTGTAAGCAGCCCTCTGTTGTGGGTGTCATAGTATGGAGCATCTTGTCCCTGAGATGCCCCCAGAACTCTCCTTGTCTGCCTTAACCAGCTTGTGGAAGGCTGTCTTGTTTGAGCAGACATTTGGGGGCTGAATTTGGATTTAACAGTGTAGATGCTCATCTGCATTGTATTTAGTTGTTTATCTTCttttgatatttttgtttttcaattctATGTAAACTATCAGGAATCAGTTTTGAGCTGGATAGTATGAAAATACTAAAAAGCTGATTCAAGGCATAATTACAACAACCAAGGAAATGATACATAGCATTAGTTTTAGTTTTCTCCGATACAATGAATAGCAACATCCAAGAAATCTTTAAACTTTTGTCTCACCGATTGTGAAATGATTTTGTTGCTGTCTTAATTTTAGACATTGGGGATATATTTAACTTCCCCAATCTGGAAATTACAATACAGTATCATAGTTATGCACATATGCAAGGATGGAATCgatggttcgaaaccgcgcggcggggtgagctcccgttgctcgtcccagcttctgcacaccaagcagttcgaaaacatgcaaatgtgagtagattaattggtaccgcttcggcgggaaggtaacggcgttccgtgagtcatgctggccacatgacccggaaatgtcctatggacaacgccggctccaaggctttgaaacggagatgagcaccgccccctagagtcggacacgactggactttacgtcaagggaaacctttaccttatcatAGTTATTAGCTTCTCAACAATAAAGATAACTCAAATATTCTGAAAACTATTTTAGTAACTTCAAACACTATCTCAAATTTCATCTccccaaatgcaaaaatgtaatCTTAATACATACTTATTTAGGAATAATCTCTgtcaatagaaatattttttaaaaagtaaactttCCTCAATTCCTAGTTAACTTCACCGACAAATCTATGTAATATTCTTGCATACACTTAGAGGTGATTTATCACTGCACCTTTTTTGgaattcccagtctagcctacaaccatAGAGTAGGTtgggggtctcccatccaagtactaatcatgTCCTATGCTTGTTTAGCTTGTTGAGATAACCAAGATCAGTTAGTTCTGCCACTTGGCTTTCCTGTAGAAAGATAAGCCTAAACAATCAAAGATCTAGCTACATAAAGATTATCTTGTCAGACATTCATTCAATGGGTATAGTACAGTTATCCCCAATATGGAACCTTCTAGAAATGTTTCAACCATACCTCCTAGCAGATTTCTGGCTGGAAGTTCTGAGAATTTTAATTCCCCAACATGGAAAAGTCTTTAGTGGCCAGAATCTTATATAGCGCTTAATTAATATGTCCTAATcactgcaaggtagacttcagcaattcatggagcgagaattgccagatgtacaagctgggtttaggcagaggaactagggaccaaattgccaatatcctctggataatggaaaaagccagggagtttcagaaaaacatctatttctgttttattgactattctaaagcctttgactgtgtggaccataacaaattgtggcaagttcttagtggtatggggataccaagtcatcttgtatgcctcctgaagaatctgtataacaaccaagtagcaacagtaagaacagaccacggaacggactggtttaagattgggaaaggagtacagcagggctgtatactctcaccctacctattcaacttgtacgcagaacacatcatgcgacatgctgggcttgaggaatccaaggctggagttaaaatcgctggaagaaacattaacaatctcagatatgcagatgatacctgtcctaacagtgagacacacgctgagacgaggagtactcctctaatgtttattactgctacataaacagaatcctaacaaactgaataagtgtgggaaaaaccgacatataaaccccaaaggctaaggcgggcctgatctgtgtctctttgaatggttgcttaattcctcagtactacgcatgcgctttacagcctggatgggagccccctgctcgccatccttactcatgacaataccactttgatggctgaaagcgaagaggaactgaggagccttatgatgaaggtgaaagaagaaagtgcaaatgctggcttgcagctaaacctcaaaaaaaccaaggttatggcaaccagcttgataactggcaaatagagggagaaaatgtagaagcagtgaaagactttgtattcctaggtgcaaagattactgcagatgctgactgcagtcaggaaatcagaagacgcttaatccttgggagaagagcaatgacaaatctcaataaaatagttaagagcagagacatcacactgacaacaaaggtccacatagttaaagcaatggtgttcctggtattaacatatggctgcaagagctggaccataaggaaggctgagagaaggaagatagatgcttttgaactgtggtgttggaagaaaattctgagagtgcctgggactgcaagaagatcaaaccagtccatcctccaggaaataaagccagactgctcacttgagggaacgatattaaaagcaaacctgaaatactttggccacataatgagaagacaggacaccctggagaaggtgctgatgctagggagagtggagggcaaaaggaagaggggccgaccaagggcaaggtggatggatgatattctagaggtgacggactcgtccctgggggagctgggggtgttgacgaccgacaggaagctctggcgtgggctggtccatgaagtcacgaagagtcggaagcgactaaacgaataaacaacaaatcactgcagttttGTACGGCTTTCCAAACACACACAAGCAACTGAACAGTTGACATTGCTATACCATCAGCAGAATCAAAAAAGCATCCTACATAAAATAGCACAAGCAGCACCACTATCAGTTTTGAAATCTCAGATTTAAAATGCAAGAGTCCTTTTCATACAATCTTTTAACAGGTCAAACTATTGGCATATCTATGTCAGGAAATTTAGTGTGTAGTAGCTCTCTGGCATTTTAGATAGGAGGCTTACCCAGTCTTAAATGGAAGTTCCAGGGATAAAACCTTGGATCTTTTGCATGCCAATAATGTACTCCAGCAAACAACTAGGTCTCTTTTCTATATGATGCAAATCTAAAAGTTATAGGGCAAATCTACTGCTATAAGACATCGAGAGACACATGaaagttaaattaaaaatttTCCCTCTTATTTTAACCAAAAATCTGACAAGAAATGCCACTAAAATCCTTCTATTGTAACATTACAGTATTTCTGAAAGAGTTTCAGCAGagtacacattttttttaagcGAAAGGTTCATATCAGCCATGGAACTGACAGTTGCCATCctattcaaaacattttaaaaactgaaagcagATTAAAAGTGAAAGATTAATATTAAACATTGATCCATCACTTTTAAATAATCAACTGTGAAATTTTTGGTCACACGTTTATCATGATACTCATCCCCTCACCATTCAGTTGATTTCTAGGTGTAAAATGAATAAGCCATTTTAAACATCCAGAAGACAAGCCATTCATTCACACTTTtgctgtcacacacacacagcctcgtACATGTACCTACAAATATTATTTATAGCAGAAGTATATGCCTCAGATAGTCACCAAAAATCAATAACCAGCAATATTTGTGAACATTTTTCTTCAATCAGACACTACAAGAAGATATAGGGAGCAGagcaaaagaaaaactgaaaagaattTGGTTGCTGCTGTATCTTTTTATggataaaacaatgaaaacatcAGGAGATTAACAGTTCTTCATTCACTTAAGCAGGCTAGTAAATTTATTGCATTACTACTTTATAAAAGACATTTATGAAATTTATGAAAGAAGACAGATATATGGCAAGAATAAATCATTTTGTGTTTAAAGTAATTactttattaataaatatacatCAAAATGATGACATAAGTACAGTTCATGAACACTACTCCATTCCCATACAGACAATTGCACATGAGTAGCTGAGGTTCATGGATGTAAGAACAAACACAGTTATCTAATCAGACTTTTTACACCAGAAGACAGGATGATGAtattagtgattttttttctaataaaataaactgtCCATGGAAAAGCAAGTTGTGAAAGTGAAAATCTTAAAATAGCCTatttaaatatagattttttaaaaaatgttataatgTTATAATTTTCAAGATGAAATTGATTACACATTGCAGAACTTAAATTTATCTATTTGGGAGAAGAGACCAAAAGGAAGGGCTTGTTCTAATATTTTCATTATAATAATGAACtatatttaatatatgtataATAAAAAGCATTTGAGTATAAGCAAGTCCAAAAGCTTTGATTGCAAGCACCTGTTCGTATTTAGTAAATTGCATGATGCTGCACTGTATGTACAGTGATATAAAGCAGAATGACAACTTGGGAAATAATTGTAGAGTTCTTGTTCAGAAAGTCCTTGCCTTTCAAATTCTTTTAATGCCCTGACAGTAATCCTTCCTGCCTTGTCATGGAATTTCCCATCCCATATACGTTACTTTCCTGGGGTTGTTGtgagacaaaaagaaaatgtgtaACTTCCTAAAAATAGCCCACTGCAGAACAAAGATCCTGATCAGTAACAGTTTACCTTGAAAAGTTATGAAACACAAGTGATCCTTGGTGTAGTAGACAAAGCTATATTTAGAAAGTACTACCTATACAATAATTTTGAACATATCCAGTGCAAGACTTAAAAAATAGTAGTAAAGTTATTTGGTTCTATAGTTTATGTAAAGTTAATTAGAAAgtaaacagcatttttttctgtcttttaagtAGTATAGGTCCCTATTAatgcttaattatttatttatcaaaagatACAACAAATACCTATATTTAACCAAAAGAAAGATAAAGCACAAATTCAACATGTAGATGTTTTGAGCAGTGTGAATACACATTAACAATCCTAGCTTATGTAGAGTACAATTAatttatagaatataaaattatcaTTTGCTTTACAAATCATGTATTAATACTATCGAAAGAAAGgacattcttccttttctttcccagtaATATCAAAGCATAGGAATTAACATGCTGTTGCAGTGTTCATCATGACAAGAGATAGTGTACCAAAAAAGCACAATGTATTCAGAAGATTATATACAGCAGTAgcaaaaatatttgaatttatCATTCAAACATCTCAAATCACTGACTTCTGTTTTCTCCATAGCATGGCCCTTATGAACTGCAGTAGAAGGTAAAATCAATTGGAATCAAGAAATGTCCAACAGTGCTCTCCTGGCCTAGTTAACAAATCCAATGAGTATTTAATTGCCCTTTCTGCTTATTTTTAACTGTACTAATCTTTTTAATGGATGTGTTTTCCATCAGATATAATTAATAAGCTTTATAAATGAGCAtaaattgcttattttttcaGCATACATCTTCTCAGAACACATAATTCATTACCCTAGAGCAATAATGCATCTGCCTTACCTCCCAATACACTGTATGGCATCATTGAACAGATTtgtgagaagttaaaaaaaaaaagctagcatGAGAAAAACAGGAGGTAAGAAATACAGTTAATCAAAAAATACACTGGTGGCATGTAATAAATTTGTATCTTGCCATAAGGGTGTGCCATTCTTGTAGATTTTACATTCAGCTGCTCTCCAAGcagcctttggggaaaaaaagtcaaaCAAAACAGGCAGTACAATATATGTCCTGAGGGAGGATTAGCTCACATTAGTATTGTGTGTCAAAAGTTGCACCTCTGTGAAAAATTAGTAAAAAACCCAGATATTACCAAAGTTTTTTGAGGAAACATATAAGCTTCATAGCTTGAGCAAAGTAAGACAAAGCAATTTAGTAGCAGTTTAGCTGCCATTAGTTTACATGACTAAAAAGCCTTCCAGTACTGTTGAGGTTCATGGTTGCCAGTGCGTACAAAGTCCCTTCAAAGCAATTCAATACACTATTATAAAATACCGGATAAAGTCCAGCTCATTATGAGTTAGGCATCACTGGAACACCTGAAGgcttgctgttttttttcctgataaaaaaGGCATGAAATGACATCCATTTCTTAAGTTGTCATTACCGAAATCAGAGCTGTCATCAAAATGTCAGCAGGCCACAACATTGATCTTACAAAGAAAAAATcaatactgttttcatttttaattaatgtgAAAGAGGTCTGTTCCAAATAAAAGTTGCAAATATTTATAACCTCTCTCAAGTGAATTtgcagataaatattttaaaaatttaactaaATGGAAACTTAGTTTCAGAATAGCTTTCATTCgaaagaaatatttgaaataaattcaaTATTTTCTGGTCAATTATAATGCAACTTGTgtaatactgtacatacagtgtctctttttctttctttctctctctctctccccctcacacacacatacatacacactcacataCGCTCTTAAAAATAACAACACATACCCAGCTCAATGCAGAACATTTATTTTAGGTGCACAAAAATCAGAAATTGTATTTATCATTCTGCACCTCCATGCATAGATATATTCCTAAGGTCTGTTATATATCTGGGTGTCTATAAACACATCAAATCACAACTTGCTTGTGCATCATCTGTATCATTTCCAATTATGATCCATGAAATGTCTTCCTTTGGTAAATATATGCTCAGCTTCAGAATGTACGATAAATAGCAAGTTTTATACTgacaaaattactttaaaaatgagAAGACCACCTATCTGAAAAGTATAATTTTCAATTAcaccaaatattttaaattctttttaaaaatgctgccaACTATGCAGATATTGTGAAGTCATTTAGAACTTGTATGTTTCTTGACagattttgaaaaatacaggGCAAATCTATAACTTTGCTTATGCTATATATCACTCAAATTAATTGGACTGAGAAGGGAACAAAATCTCAGACATAATCTTCATTATGCCTATTAACTGTGTATTTGATAGCACTTTTTAGAacttattttataaaacatttcaggtatttaattatttataatttggtGTGTGTAGTCTTAGGCTTTATAAACTGTAAGTCAGTGTGCAATAGTTAACACTTCCAGGAGAGATACCATACTGTAATGGCAGTATGGTATCTCTAGTAGCACTTAGAATATATATCAGGTGCTGCGTACGAACTATTACTTTAACCAAGTATTTGAATTAATTGTAACTGATAGCACTTCAATGCAGTGACTGCCTGGAatgataaatttttaaaaatatagtttcaAAGTTTTGAAATATCTACAAGTTTTGAGGTCCGTGTTAAATTCCAGCAATTGTGGAAAAATTTCATTTCTATTCATTCctatttaaagaagaaagaaaaaaagaaacacatacaTTGCAAAATTTATAGAACTACATTTATAAGACAGTCCTGAATGATTGGTTCCCATTAGtctattctgatttattttgaaaaagtcTTTATTGTGACCTTCAATAATCTAGGAGCCGGAAATCTGCTACTTGAATTAACAGCTCCTCAACTAAAATGACTGGACAATAATTTTTGTCACTCAGAATATTTGCAATTACTTTTTGAAAATACACAAGGGCATCACTGAGGATTCCActtgaaaacaaagaaacattaTATGGTTATGATatgtcatcttttaaaaaaataagaaaggaagttgtgaaaaagttacaaaagaagtgaaaaaaacaTGCCACAACTCAGATAATTTAAGAATGATTACTGAAGAAATATTATCTATCTATACATATTATTCAGTGGGTTGCTTGATTTTGCTACTTGTTTCACCAGTAGCATGTACTCCTCTGTTATGCACCACAGAGTATGGAAAAGCTGCACTGCTACAAGTATAACTTAGATTTGTAAGCCGTGATAGAGCTTTAATGCTACCTGGAGGTCTTCCTGGGCTGACTTTGTATCCTGCAGCTTTAGTTGTACCCAAGGGTCTACCTGGACTTGTCTTAAATCCAGCTGCTTTGGTGGTCCCCAACGGTCTACCTGTGCTCGTTCTGTACCCCGCCGATTTTGTGGTCCCCGAAGGTCTTCCACGTTTTCCAGATCtgttgagatttttctttttttttagttcatcTTTCGTCTCTATATTTCTGCTACTTGTGGTCTGCAaatgtggttcatttaatgcaTCTTGTCTCTGGCATGGTATTGGCTTATGCCCGACTGTGTGACTATACTTGGTTTGCTGCgtggaatataaatcaaactGATCGGTGGGTGTCCCATTGTCATCATTAAGGCAAGAAGTTTTTCCAGTCCCACAGAAAGGGGAGTTACCACTGGCAACAGGATGCATCattttctgctaaaaaaaaattgaaataaaagtttaaaaccaagataacattttaaaaatacttagttttgcaTTAAATTGTGCTTGTTGCCTTATGAATGCTTTCCAGGGTTAAGGAACTTCATGTAGGACACAAAGCAGCCCAAAcactttctttaaaacaaaaaatcatttcaaatcatTGCCAATGTGTACTTGTAATTTGTATTTGTGCTTATTTCACATTTTTGCATTACATAAACACAAACTTACagattaaaatacttttaaattcaCAGCAAattttaaatttctaaatcaaaatAAGCTTCACAACTGGGAAGCTCTTTTTGGCAGT
This window contains:
- the C2H5orf24 gene encoding UPF0461 protein C5orf24 homolog, which translates into the protein MMHPVASGNSPFCGTGKTSCLNDDNGTPTDQFDLYSTQQTKYSHTVGHKPIPCQRQDALNEPHLQTTSSRNIETKDELKKKKNLNRSGKRGRPSGTTKSAGYRTSTGRPLGTTKAAGFKTSPGRPLGTTKAAGYKVSPGRPPGSIKALSRLTNLSYTCSSAAFPYSVVHNRGVHATGETSSKIKQPTE